Proteins found in one Moritella sp. Urea-trap-13 genomic segment:
- a CDS encoding HD-GYP domain-containing protein produces MTMLMLTKQRAALHYFCAAVIFSIYGGRVCPFIESISIWQTSAYAFIAFSAMFVVRTKLIQDRVGFKNALLELSIFVGGALALSVWYNGYYDFPVESNLKVIFGIGCLGTLISLDLALQAQVKHYPHIEYQQLPEQMTHMRHSIASQLATLVVFIVIMLTTILAMIMVKDVRWLTDNIGQIEEQAALVSIIKEFVFVAVVLIIYTCTIMYHWLQLLRLLLDNQQRVLIAAANGDLSARVPVSHQGELGIIAYYTNDMLNKLAQSKDEIIQTRDVAIVGLSALAEARDNETGGHILRTQEYVRALAIQLQSHVKYRDYLTNETVDLLYKSAPLHDIGKVGIPDAILLKPGKLTDAEFTIMKTHAMIGAESIAVAEKQMGSNSFLAIAREIALSHHEKWDGSGYPYQLSGDDIPLSGRLMALADVYDALISKRVYKPAFSHDKAKEIILAGNGSHFDPAVVEAFINCEQMFVSIALTYNDEKEQAA; encoded by the coding sequence ATGACGATGTTAATGCTAACAAAACAACGCGCTGCGCTACACTATTTCTGTGCCGCCGTTATTTTCAGTATTTATGGTGGTCGTGTATGTCCATTTATCGAATCCATTTCAATCTGGCAAACTAGCGCTTATGCTTTTATCGCTTTCTCCGCCATGTTTGTTGTCAGAACAAAGTTGATCCAAGATCGTGTCGGATTTAAAAATGCGTTACTCGAATTAAGTATTTTTGTTGGTGGTGCCCTCGCGCTTTCAGTTTGGTATAACGGCTATTACGACTTTCCAGTAGAAAGTAATTTAAAAGTCATTTTCGGCATTGGTTGTTTAGGTACACTGATTAGTCTTGATCTCGCGCTGCAGGCGCAAGTCAAACATTACCCACACATCGAATATCAACAGTTGCCAGAGCAGATGACCCACATGCGTCATTCCATTGCCAGCCAACTTGCCACGTTAGTGGTGTTTATCGTTATTATGTTGACCACTATTTTAGCCATGATCATGGTAAAAGATGTGCGTTGGTTAACCGACAATATCGGCCAAATCGAAGAGCAAGCAGCACTTGTGAGTATCATCAAAGAATTTGTATTTGTCGCTGTGGTACTGATTATTTATACCTGCACTATCATGTATCATTGGTTACAGTTATTACGACTATTATTAGATAATCAGCAACGAGTATTGATCGCTGCAGCCAACGGTGACCTCAGTGCGCGCGTACCGGTTTCACATCAAGGTGAACTGGGGATTATTGCTTATTACACCAATGATATGCTCAACAAGCTTGCGCAAAGTAAAGACGAAATAATACAAACCCGAGATGTGGCGATTGTCGGTTTGTCAGCATTAGCAGAAGCTCGCGATAATGAAACCGGTGGTCACATCTTACGTACTCAGGAATATGTGCGCGCATTGGCTATTCAACTACAGAGTCACGTTAAATACCGTGATTACTTAACTAATGAGACGGTTGATTTACTCTACAAATCAGCACCGCTGCATGACATTGGCAAAGTCGGTATCCCCGATGCCATCTTGCTGAAACCCGGCAAACTGACTGATGCCGAATTTACCATCATGAAAACCCATGCCATGATAGGTGCAGAATCCATTGCCGTAGCCGAAAAACAAATGGGCTCAAACAGCTTTCTGGCTATCGCCCGTGAAATTGCCCTCAGCCACCATGAGAAATGGGATGGCAGTGGTTATCCTTATCAATTAAGTGGTGATGATATTCCCCTATCGGGACGCTTGATGGCACTGGCCGATGTCTATGATGCGCTTATTTCTAAGCGGGTTTATAAACCGGCGTTTAGTCACGATAAAGCCAAAGAAATAATTTTAGCGGGTAATGGCAGCCACTTTGATCCAGCGGTTGTTGAAGCATTCATTAATTGTGAACAAATGTTTGTTAGTATTGCCCTAACCTATAACGATGAAAAAGAACAAGCAGCATAA
- a CDS encoding methylated-DNA--[protein]-cysteine S-methyltransferase: MYYDKFTISYTATTGEQECHIILAGNDAGITQLMVDNGTKVIEISADWQHSSTYFNEAKQQLREYFNHQRKAFDLKLNPAGTVFQRHAWQQLIKIPHGETRRYKDIAAGLGNPNASRAVGMANNKNPIPIIIPCHRVIGANNKLVGYAYGLELKQQLLSLEQYS; this comes from the coding sequence ATGTATTACGATAAATTCACCATTTCCTACACCGCAACCACAGGTGAGCAAGAGTGTCATATCATCTTAGCCGGTAATGACGCTGGTATCACCCAACTCATGGTCGATAATGGCACTAAAGTCATTGAAATATCAGCTGACTGGCAACACTCCAGCACCTACTTCAATGAGGCTAAACAGCAATTACGTGAATATTTTAATCATCAAAGAAAGGCTTTTGACCTTAAACTGAATCCTGCTGGCACAGTGTTTCAGCGCCATGCATGGCAACAATTAATCAAGATACCGCATGGGGAAACACGCCGGTATAAAGACATTGCGGCAGGTCTGGGCAATCCCAATGCATCACGGGCGGTAGGAATGGCCAATAACAAAAATCCAATCCCGATTATTATTCCTTGTCACCGGGTCATCGGTGCTAATAATAAGCTGGTTGGTTATGCTTATGGTTTAGAATTAAAACAACAACTGTTATCACTTGAACAATACAGTTAA
- a CDS encoding methyl-accepting chemotaxis protein gives MNFSQFSIKQKLIITMISAVITATLLVGFVSKNLAKDVIETRLTTSELPAKLMQIRNEVDKEISTIQQAAQQLATNRFMLERLAETTTPQQEQQLVQTLNDVKNQYQLIDASIANRTNGNYWNQDGFLRQLNHQQDSWFYNFTSGNKSQSVSIFKESNGETKLFINYQQLNGLGMAGFSKSLDDMVDFINQFKLEQTGFVYLVDANGTVRLHKDNNQISKADLGSLYNRDVATTLLQKNTFNMSESTVAGRDTLIASSYIPSMDWYVIAELPTEEAFATLSQANNKIMLWTLGIALAFTFIAIWLGNNITRPIQRIADVFAELGNGDGDLRQRIDIQGHDEIAQLSLGFNSFITKIHDSMQEVSRTGEALQHAATEVANKAQITLDNSHEQRDRTFLVVTAINEMGATVNEIATNASNAAGEAHSAETDTRNGQHVVSQASSLIHQLAGDVDEVSQVIDSLANNTQAIGSILEVISSISAQTNLLALNAAIEAARAGEQGRGFAVVADEVRNLASRTAQSTNEIQTMIDNLQNEAKSAVAAMLKSRELTTQGTIATTDTSAALVSIGERICMISDMNTQVATATEEQSTVVNEINQNIVEINDITQSTADTAEGLAKSSHELRDLSMRLGDMVGVFKL, from the coding sequence ATGAATTTCAGTCAATTTAGCATCAAACAAAAACTGATCATTACGATGATTAGTGCTGTGATCACAGCGACCTTACTCGTCGGATTCGTGAGTAAAAACCTAGCCAAAGACGTCATCGAAACGCGCTTAACGACATCTGAGCTACCAGCGAAACTAATGCAGATCCGTAATGAAGTCGATAAAGAAATATCAACCATACAACAAGCCGCTCAGCAGTTAGCCACAAACCGCTTTATGCTAGAACGTCTTGCAGAAACAACGACGCCGCAACAAGAACAACAATTAGTACAAACGTTGAATGATGTTAAAAATCAATATCAACTTATTGATGCTTCCATTGCTAACCGTACGAATGGCAACTACTGGAATCAAGATGGTTTTTTACGTCAGTTAAATCACCAACAAGATAGCTGGTTCTATAATTTCACCAGCGGTAATAAATCCCAATCGGTGAGTATTTTTAAAGAATCAAACGGCGAAACCAAGTTATTCATTAATTACCAACAGCTCAATGGTTTGGGAATGGCGGGTTTCTCTAAGTCACTTGATGACATGGTTGATTTTATTAACCAATTCAAACTAGAACAAACTGGTTTTGTATACCTGGTTGATGCCAACGGTACCGTACGCTTGCACAAAGATAATAACCAAATCAGTAAAGCGGACTTAGGTAGTCTATATAACCGTGATGTCGCAACAACGCTATTACAAAAAAACACGTTTAATATGAGTGAGTCGACTGTAGCTGGGCGTGACACACTTATTGCCAGTAGTTATATTCCGTCAATGGATTGGTATGTGATCGCAGAACTACCGACCGAAGAAGCGTTTGCAACGTTGTCACAAGCCAATAATAAGATCATGTTATGGACGTTGGGCATTGCCCTCGCCTTTACCTTCATTGCTATCTGGTTAGGTAACAATATTACCCGCCCAATTCAACGTATCGCTGATGTTTTTGCAGAGCTTGGTAATGGTGATGGCGATCTACGTCAACGTATCGATATTCAAGGTCATGATGAGATAGCGCAACTGTCATTGGGCTTTAATAGCTTCATTACTAAGATCCACGATTCAATGCAAGAAGTATCACGTACAGGTGAAGCCTTGCAGCACGCGGCTACTGAAGTTGCTAACAAAGCGCAAATTACCTTAGATAATAGCCATGAACAACGCGATCGTACTTTCCTTGTGGTAACAGCCATTAATGAAATGGGCGCTACGGTTAATGAGATTGCCACGAATGCATCCAATGCAGCAGGTGAAGCACACAGCGCTGAAACCGACACCCGTAATGGCCAACATGTCGTCTCTCAAGCCAGTAGCCTTATCCACCAGCTAGCAGGTGATGTTGATGAAGTGAGCCAAGTCATCGACTCATTAGCCAATAATACCCAAGCGATTGGTAGTATTTTAGAAGTGATTAGCAGCATTTCGGCGCAAACCAACCTACTGGCTTTAAATGCTGCAATTGAAGCTGCACGTGCCGGTGAGCAAGGTCGTGGTTTTGCCGTGGTTGCTGATGAAGTACGTAATTTAGCCAGCCGTACTGCGCAATCAACCAACGAAATTCAAACTATGATTGATAACTTACAAAATGAAGCGAAAAGTGCCGTTGCAGCTATGCTGAAAAGCCGTGAGTTAACCACACAAGGGACAATTGCGACAACAGATACCTCGGCAGCATTAGTGTCTATCGGTGAGCGTATTTGCATGATCTCGGACATGAATACCCAAGTGGCAACAGCAACAGAAGAACAGTCGACAGTGGTGAATGAAATTAACCAGAATATTGTTGAGATTAATGACATCACTCAGAGTACTGCAGATACCGCGGAAGGTTTAGCGAAATCAAGTCACGAACTGCGTGATCTGTCGATGCGTCTTGGTGATATGGTTGGCGTGTTTAAACTATAA
- a CDS encoding GAF domain-containing protein, producing the protein MPFDNITQSFGEWQERLNTLAEHSGLHSILIMESKPDTMEVVVANEQTIYNVGDCGPKSRQPGCHELYCERVVDTAQPVFIPDASIDDEWKGNEDYVKFNLGVYLGFPLVNQGVVVGTICALNDKTFDFNEGSPSMCSELVQLKNDIELAFS; encoded by the coding sequence ATGCCATTTGATAACATCACACAATCATTCGGTGAATGGCAAGAGCGCCTTAATACGCTTGCTGAACATTCAGGTTTACACTCAATCCTGATCATGGAGTCAAAGCCGGACACAATGGAAGTTGTCGTGGCCAATGAACAAACTATTTATAATGTTGGTGATTGTGGCCCTAAAAGTAGACAACCAGGTTGTCACGAATTGTATTGCGAGCGCGTTGTTGATACGGCACAACCGGTATTTATTCCCGACGCCAGTATTGATGACGAATGGAAAGGCAATGAAGATTACGTGAAATTCAACTTAGGGGTTTATCTTGGTTTTCCACTGGTGAATCAAGGTGTGGTCGTTGGCACTATCTGTGCGCTAAATGATAAAACCTTTGATTTTAACGAAGGTTCACCATCGATGTGCAGTGAGTTAGTACAATTAAAAAATGATATCGAATTAGCATTCTCGTGA
- a CDS encoding GGDEF domain-containing protein translates to MSLMHQVIQSFPGLMAVKKLTGEHVVVNESYKGFFPFDVHGLTLDDIIDKIEDKDVIDLLLQCKANDAAALAEPDKMKTSIETFLDTSFESVRYIMQEGGDEFMALLSWDITEKVNTANKLNARLQHDDLTGIANKSALMQRTFNNNNTVVYLDLDNFKRINDTFGHLKGDEMLIKFALFINNQLRDKDTIYRVGGDEFVLVFENVSEAKIEQRLSRIRSCVEQDGDFLGMSFSFGMRAMQQDISLAGALDIADKQLYINKKKRRNLRV, encoded by the coding sequence ATGTCATTAATGCACCAAGTTATTCAAAGTTTCCCAGGATTAATGGCTGTTAAGAAATTAACTGGTGAACATGTCGTTGTAAATGAAAGCTATAAAGGCTTTTTTCCATTCGATGTACATGGACTAACCCTTGATGACATTATAGATAAAATTGAAGACAAAGATGTGATTGACCTATTACTCCAGTGCAAAGCCAATGATGCAGCGGCGTTAGCTGAACCGGATAAAATGAAAACCAGTATTGAAACTTTTCTTGATACTAGCTTTGAATCGGTACGCTATATCATGCAAGAGGGTGGTGATGAGTTTATGGCGTTATTGTCTTGGGATATCACCGAAAAAGTAAACACGGCGAATAAGCTTAATGCACGTTTACAACATGATGATTTAACTGGCATAGCAAATAAATCGGCATTAATGCAGCGTACTTTTAATAACAACAATACTGTGGTTTATCTGGACCTTGATAATTTCAAACGAATTAATGATACTTTTGGTCATCTGAAGGGTGATGAGATGTTGATTAAGTTTGCATTATTTATCAATAATCAGTTACGTGATAAAGACACGATATATCGCGTTGGCGGTGACGAATTTGTGCTGGTATTTGAAAATGTTAGTGAAGCTAAAATAGAGCAACGGTTATCGCGTATACGCTCATGTGTAGAGCAAGATGGTGATTTCCTTGGTATGTCATTTAGTTTTGGTATGCGGGCTATGCAACAAGACATTAGCTTGGCAGGAGCATTAGATATTGCCGATAAGCAATTGTATATTAATAAGAAAAAGCGTAGAAATCTACGTGTATAA
- the btsR gene encoding two-component system response regulator BtsR, which produces MLNAIVIDDEQYAREELIELLHETKQIQVIEQAGNAIEGLQLINKLKPDVIFLDIQMPQITGIEMLSMLNTDTMPKVVFSTAYDQYAVQAFEENAFDYLLKPVDPARLQKTVARLVKSTQLPSYDAITKAHLEHIPCIGHNRILIIATQDIEFAHSGLSGVYINTGQQEATSQLTLKILEEKTPMIRCHRQYLVNLKAIKEIQLLDNSLAEIMTNSGQTLPVSRRYLKLLKQSLGIM; this is translated from the coding sequence ATGCTTAATGCTATTGTCATTGACGACGAACAGTATGCTCGTGAAGAGTTAATCGAATTATTACATGAAACCAAGCAGATCCAAGTTATTGAGCAAGCAGGAAATGCAATTGAAGGCTTACAATTAATTAATAAATTAAAGCCTGATGTTATATTTTTAGATATTCAAATGCCGCAGATCACCGGTATTGAAATGCTGTCAATGTTGAATACTGATACCATGCCTAAAGTGGTGTTTTCAACCGCTTATGACCAGTATGCCGTACAAGCGTTTGAAGAAAATGCCTTTGACTATCTGCTTAAACCGGTTGATCCCGCGCGCTTACAAAAAACCGTTGCACGCTTGGTTAAATCAACTCAACTACCAAGTTATGATGCCATAACAAAAGCACACTTAGAACACATACCTTGTATTGGTCACAATCGTATTTTGATTATCGCGACACAAGATATTGAGTTTGCCCACAGTGGGCTATCAGGCGTATACATTAATACCGGTCAGCAAGAAGCGACAAGTCAGTTAACGTTAAAGATATTGGAAGAGAAAACCCCGATGATCCGCTGTCATCGTCAATACTTAGTTAATCTAAAAGCCATTAAAGAGATCCAGCTATTGGATAATAGTTTGGCGGAGATCATGACCAACAGTGGTCAAACACTGCCGGTAAGCCGCCGTTACTTGAAACTGTTAAAACAAAGCTTGGGAATTATGTAA
- a CDS encoding sensor histidine kinase, protein MDLIPSLLQQMCVYLVFAYLLSKTPIFMPLLNISSRWEHKLSCYVLFSIFCIMGSYFGLQYEGAIANTRAIGAVMGGLFGGPVVGLAVGMTGGIHRYFMGGFTDVACAISTSVEGLIGGLLHIYLLRNNKINYLFKPQVVFLVTLVAELTQMAIVLVVAEPYEQAYSLVREVALPMITANTIGAVLFMSIIEDRKSIYEKYSTVFSQRALRIADRSVGILNQGLNAESAHTIATIIHQETNVAAIAITDTNHVLAFVGVGEQHHRTNVPISSHIQQSIDENRIIDLNNTTNVYQCAIDRKCSLGTAIILPLRNGDNKVVGTIKLYEPRRKLLSNINISMAKGIAQLLSSHILLGHYQQQQTLLTQAELKLLHAQVNPHFLFNALTTISAVTRREPEKARILIQHLSQFFRKNLKQNIESVSLREELSHVNAYLTIEQARLTNRLSVRVDISPALMDIKLPSFTLQPLIENAIKHGISTMLSAGKLEIYSHNTPEGIRIFVTDNAGTFVTSEEENTGLGLKIVDKRLINHFNERSSLQISVTKNKLTQVSFLLPTNTITTNKEY, encoded by the coding sequence ATGGATTTGATCCCCTCTCTATTACAACAAATGTGTGTTTATCTGGTGTTTGCTTACTTGCTTAGCAAAACCCCCATTTTCATGCCTTTATTAAACATATCCTCGCGTTGGGAACATAAGCTAAGTTGTTATGTATTGTTTTCGATATTTTGCATTATGGGCAGTTACTTTGGTCTGCAATACGAAGGTGCAATCGCTAATACCCGTGCTATCGGCGCTGTCATGGGCGGACTATTTGGTGGCCCAGTTGTGGGTTTGGCAGTTGGTATGACTGGTGGTATACATCGCTACTTCATGGGCGGTTTTACCGACGTGGCCTGCGCGATATCAACATCCGTTGAAGGCTTAATCGGTGGCTTATTGCATATTTATCTGCTTCGAAATAATAAGATCAACTATTTATTCAAGCCGCAAGTTGTCTTTCTGGTCACCCTTGTGGCAGAGCTGACACAGATGGCGATTGTACTAGTTGTCGCTGAACCTTATGAGCAAGCGTATAGTCTGGTCCGTGAAGTCGCACTGCCAATGATCACAGCTAATACCATAGGTGCGGTATTATTCATGAGTATTATCGAAGATCGGAAGTCGATTTATGAAAAGTATTCAACGGTATTCTCGCAACGTGCACTCAGAATTGCCGATCGCAGTGTCGGTATTCTCAATCAGGGCTTGAATGCTGAAAGTGCGCATACCATCGCCACCATCATTCATCAAGAGACTAACGTCGCCGCTATCGCCATCACAGACACTAATCATGTCCTTGCCTTTGTTGGCGTCGGCGAACAGCACCATCGTACTAACGTGCCGATTTCCAGCCACATCCAACAATCTATCGATGAAAACCGCATCATTGATTTAAACAATACCACCAATGTCTACCAGTGTGCGATTGACAGAAAATGTAGCCTAGGTACAGCAATTATTTTACCGCTACGCAATGGCGATAACAAAGTAGTCGGTACCATAAAACTCTATGAACCACGTCGCAAACTGCTGTCGAACATCAACATATCCATGGCAAAAGGTATCGCCCAATTACTGTCTAGTCATATATTACTGGGTCATTACCAACAACAGCAGACCTTGTTAACCCAAGCTGAACTGAAATTACTACACGCGCAAGTTAACCCACACTTTCTGTTTAATGCCTTAACGACGATCAGCGCAGTTACCCGCCGTGAGCCGGAGAAAGCGCGGATATTGATCCAGCATCTTTCGCAGTTTTTCCGCAAGAATCTAAAACAGAACATCGAATCGGTGAGCTTGCGTGAAGAGTTATCACATGTAAATGCTTACCTGACGATAGAACAAGCCAGACTGACTAACAGGCTTAGTGTCCGCGTTGATATATCACCCGCATTAATGGATATCAAACTGCCCAGTTTTACCCTGCAGCCACTGATTGAAAATGCCATCAAGCACGGTATTTCAACGATGTTAAGCGCAGGTAAATTAGAGATATACAGTCATAATACGCCAGAAGGCATCCGTATTTTTGTCACCGATAATGCCGGTACATTTGTCACTAGCGAAGAAGAAAACACCGGGTTAGGACTTAAAATAGTAGATAAGCGGCTGATTAATCATTTTAATGAGCGCTCCAGTCTGCAGATTTCAGTCACTAAAAATAAGCTGACCCAAGTATCATTTTTGCTGCCAACCAATACGATAACAACGAATAAGGAATACTAA
- a CDS encoding PBPRA1643 family SWIM/SEC-C metal-binding motif protein — protein MSKMFFKGRIDARLSHVKAGYNTKRDIKLGTEESPLNLIVQTPERQTEIEAILAETKLVANIEVNADKEENIRDLDGMLNKPKTTVFEKTPNRNEPCLCGSGKKYKKCCA, from the coding sequence ATGTCTAAAATGTTTTTCAAAGGTCGTATTGACGCAAGATTAAGTCACGTTAAAGCGGGTTATAACACTAAACGTGATATTAAACTTGGGACAGAAGAATCGCCTTTAAACTTGATCGTTCAAACGCCAGAGCGTCAAACTGAAATTGAAGCAATTTTAGCGGAAACAAAATTAGTTGCGAACATTGAAGTAAATGCAGATAAAGAAGAAAATATCCGTGATTTAGACGGTATGTTAAATAAACCAAAAACAACTGTATTCGAAAAAACCCCGAATCGTAATGAACCTTGCTTATGCGGCAGTGGTAAAAAATACAAAAAATGTTGTGCTTAA
- a CDS encoding RNA polymerase sigma factor RpoD/SigA — protein MDISHESSALDAYMQQVNKNSKLLTKEEEYDIAVAVANGDLNAKNRMIEANLRLVISVAKRYQYSAIPLVDIIQEGNTGLIRAVEKFDASKGYRFSTYAVWWIKNNIERCIMNSARTIRIPIHIGKMHKSIAKVARELGLDVGSDNDLVVIAKVLETDITEVMDVLSYYFNELSLDKNMITENDAVTTLGDIIEDESNSTPSAEIEGGNTRDYLLALLENLPKTERRVVELRFGLTGEEPLSLLRIGERLSISREKARTIIRTSLRRLKPKLLVNSVQQHDYIA, from the coding sequence ATGGATATATCTCACGAATCAAGTGCATTGGATGCTTACATGCAACAGGTCAATAAAAATAGTAAGTTATTGACGAAAGAAGAAGAATACGACATTGCTGTGGCTGTTGCTAATGGTGATTTAAACGCCAAGAATCGGATGATTGAAGCTAACTTACGCTTGGTGATCAGTGTCGCTAAACGTTATCAATACAGCGCTATTCCGTTAGTTGATATTATTCAAGAAGGTAATACCGGATTAATTCGCGCGGTTGAGAAATTTGATGCCAGCAAAGGTTATCGTTTTTCAACGTATGCAGTGTGGTGGATCAAGAACAATATCGAGCGTTGTATTATGAATAGTGCCCGTACTATTCGTATCCCCATTCATATCGGTAAAATGCATAAAAGCATTGCTAAGGTGGCCAGAGAACTCGGGCTTGATGTTGGTAGTGATAATGATTTGGTGGTGATTGCCAAGGTATTAGAAACTGATATTACTGAAGTGATGGATGTATTGTCTTACTACTTTAATGAGTTAAGTTTAGATAAAAACATGATAACGGAGAATGATGCTGTCACTACACTTGGCGATATCATTGAAGATGAATCAAATAGCACACCGAGTGCGGAAATTGAAGGCGGTAATACCCGAGATTACCTGTTAGCGTTATTAGAAAACTTGCCTAAAACCGAACGTCGTGTTGTTGAACTGCGATTTGGATTAACCGGTGAGGAACCGCTGAGTTTATTACGTATTGGCGAACGCTTATCTATTTCCCGTGAAAAAGCCCGCACTATCATTCGCACCAGTCTGCGAAGACTCAAACCTAAGTTACTGGTTAACAGTGTGCAGCAACATGATTATATAGCGTAA
- a CDS encoding aldo/keto reductase, with protein sequence MQFSILGSSGLSVSRVCLGSMTWGFQNNQQDANQQIDYALSQGVNFIDTAEMYAVPPSADTYGKTETIIGNWLAANPNRRKDIVLATKIAGPGLPWVRNGAPITGDAVVQAVDASLKRLQTDYIDLFQLHWPNRPNPHFSRHAPNDTRFSDINAADHTAQMLDILQGLKRCIDAGKIRYCGLSDDTTWGINTYLKLSQQYDLPRMVSIQNEFNLLHAKDWPYLIENCVHEDIAYLPWSPLATGMLSGKYLNNARPEGSRWTFSPPNKLYRNTDAAQLATAEYAEIAHQHGITPAQLALAWCDQVDGVTSTIIGATTLPQLTENINAFATPLTPQALADISAVFKRYPAPF encoded by the coding sequence ATGCAATTTTCAATACTCGGTAGTAGCGGTTTGTCTGTATCACGAGTCTGTTTAGGCAGCATGACATGGGGGTTTCAGAACAACCAACAAGACGCCAATCAACAAATTGACTACGCGCTGTCGCAAGGCGTGAACTTTATCGATACGGCAGAAATGTATGCCGTGCCGCCGTCAGCAGATACCTATGGCAAAACAGAAACCATTATCGGTAATTGGCTAGCGGCAAACCCTAATCGCCGTAAAGACATCGTGCTTGCCACTAAAATTGCCGGTCCAGGTTTACCTTGGGTACGTAATGGCGCGCCGATCACTGGCGATGCAGTCGTGCAAGCTGTGGATGCCTCGTTAAAACGTTTGCAGACCGACTATATCGATTTGTTCCAACTGCACTGGCCAAACCGCCCTAACCCGCATTTTAGCCGCCACGCACCCAACGATACCCGTTTCAGTGATATCAACGCGGCTGACCATACCGCGCAAATGCTGGATATATTACAAGGGTTAAAACGTTGTATCGATGCAGGTAAGATCCGCTACTGTGGCTTGTCTGATGATACTACTTGGGGCATTAATACCTACCTGAAACTCAGCCAACAATATGACCTACCACGCATGGTATCGATTCAAAACGAATTCAATTTGTTACACGCCAAAGACTGGCCGTATTTAATCGAAAACTGCGTGCATGAAGATATCGCTTATTTACCTTGGTCACCGCTGGCAACAGGTATGCTATCTGGTAAGTATTTAAACAATGCGCGACCGGAAGGCAGCCGCTGGACATTCTCGCCACCGAATAAGCTGTATAGAAACACTGATGCAGCCCAACTTGCGACGGCTGAATATGCAGAGATTGCCCACCAGCATGGTATCACTCCTGCACAATTAGCTTTAGCTTGGTGCGACCAAGTCGATGGTGTCACCTCGACGATTATCGGCGCGACGACCCTGCCGCAACTGACAGAAAACATTAATGCCTTTGCAACGCCGTTAACACCGCAAGCATTAGCTGATATTAGCGCCGTGTTTAAACGCTATCCAGCACCGTTTTAA
- a CDS encoding DUF1439 domain-containing protein, translating into MMNKLILTVLLLCASILPAQALTVKFSEAELQEKVSKQMPLIKKTSFMTVELTNPILTLAKDKNEIELQLNVKLLMGELENQGYARLTGSLSYKAADAAFYVTNMQVHEVRVEGMPEFFTPQVKQMAEQVVNPVLDKMPIYKLKDDVTQTMVKAVLESIEVHNKTLIATLSVI; encoded by the coding sequence ATGATGAATAAGTTAATACTTACCGTGTTATTGCTGTGTGCCTCGATATTGCCAGCACAGGCGCTGACCGTTAAATTTAGTGAAGCAGAACTACAAGAAAAAGTCAGCAAGCAGATGCCGTTAATAAAGAAAACTTCTTTTATGACGGTCGAGTTAACCAATCCGATACTAACGTTAGCGAAAGACAAAAATGAAATTGAATTGCAGCTAAACGTTAAACTGTTAATGGGCGAGTTAGAGAACCAAGGCTATGCTCGACTCACAGGTTCATTGAGCTATAAAGCTGCTGATGCGGCGTTTTATGTCACCAATATGCAAGTGCATGAAGTGAGAGTCGAAGGCATGCCTGAATTCTTTACCCCACAAGTGAAGCAAATGGCGGAGCAGGTGGTTAATCCGGTACTGGATAAAATGCCAATTTATAAACTCAAAGATGACGTAACCCAAACCATGGTTAAAGCGGTATTAGAGTCCATTGAAGTACATAATAAGACCTTAATTGCGACGCTTAGTGTGATTTAA